TATTCTTagtaagagagagaaaatggttTAATTCTACTGATGAACAGTGCGGGTCCATCGAGGTTTGAGGTGATATATGAAATGAACCTACATTGAGAGACCAGCTTTCTTACAGAAAGATGATGTTCTTTCTCATTTTAGTCCTACTCTCAACAGCAGCGTCCAGTccatcactgagctgctgcagacaccTGAGAAACAGTTAGCCCTGGAAGAGTCCGTGCGCTTTGACAGGAATGAGGCAACTGGCTGGGGTCACAGCGGTACACCGTCTGACAGGTCCGAATGGTTTGAGCCGAAGCTGGTGATGAAGTTGAGCTCAGTGGAAACGGGAGCAGCAACTGGTTCTTTGATTATCTGATGAACAGAAAGATAGACAATAAATGCAAAACTAAATCTATTAAAGTACAACCATGTAAATAAACCAACAGAACATTTACTATCTAGCATCGTCCTCGTCTTACATTCACATATCAGAAAGTGATGCACAGCACCAGAGATATCATCGTCTGAAGGTGTGGCTAAAACCCTGGTTGTACCCATCTCAACCATGTTCTTGATGTCCTCCCACAGTCTCAGAGATCAGCCTGTCATAGTGTGACCGCAGCAGTCTTTGTATTCCAAAGAAATGAGTTCATTTGGGAGCAAGAGGTGTTAGGTGATTGGTCTCTCATCTTTAGTTGGAAGTCTCATCTAAAAAATGTCTGCAGTTCACCTTAAAATGGCAGATTGTTTTACTTCACAGCTCACTTTCCTTCCACACCAGAAGAACATTAACCCTCCACCAGCACTGATACTGCTGTTATGATGGCTGCATAAAAACTGGGTGGTATACTTCCTTAGAAAATGGTAAAGTGCAATTTGCAACTGTCTGCATGTAACAGGAGTACCAGTACTTCCATCTCATCAATCACCCCACAATACAGTAGTATGCTGTCTACACCTTCTTTTACAATCATGGACAGCGACAATGGAAAGTTCAGATCCACTTAGACTAGAAAAAGACTAGATTAGAAGAGGATAAACCCAGATGATGCTGTTTACTTACTTCATCATATTTTCTCACACTGTAGACTTCATTCTTGTCAATGAATGTCAGCATGATCCAGTCACAGATAAGGGTACACTAGAGGAGGTGAAGATAATGTGTTACATAGATGTCATTCCAAGGTgctatgttaaaaaaaagaatgccATCATTACTCACAATCCCAATGGAAGTCAAAGCAGTCACAGAGTTGATGATGGTTGGAATAGGACTGAATTTACCAGCCTGTGTACAAATGACATGCAACATTAAAATGGCAGAGACTGTAGTGGACTGTAGTGATGATGGAGAAACCTCTTACATGTCCATGAACTATGACATCTAGTCGAATGCCATAAGCCTTGATAAGTGTCCGAGTCTCCTCCCTGTCCTGATTGTAATATTTGGCAAACCTGAATGATCAGAACAGAAATGACATCGTAAGTATAGGTGAAGGCAACATGAAGATTTGCACTGGGAGCTGCTGCTAACCTGTAATAGTAACCAGGGTTACCCTGATCCTTTCGGAGGTCGAGACGACGGAATGAATATGTAGGTTTACAGTGTGAAGGATCCAGATCCAGGTTACAATACCAGTTGATGAAAACTCCAATCACCCCTCCCTGAGCACAAACAGAACCTGCAATAACTTATCTGGGTGCTGACATTCAAACATCGCAGACCTCTCACTAGACTAAATGGCACATTTCTTCCTGCATGTCTCATATTCTTGCTCTGTATCCTCCTGATCATCGAGCATTGTTATCCCtgtaaaataaatcaacaaaGGAAAGACTACAGACTGAGCAATGCAGGCCTCATACTCACAGTCCTGCAGAGATCACTGAAATTCTCCCTCGCTTGATCTGCGATGTAACCCAGTCGGAAGTTTGGACAGTAGGGCTCTTTCTCCTCGTGATAATGACATTTTTTGAGGTATTTGTGCAGGTTACGCTTACTTGAAGTCTTCATAATGTTTCCCCTGCCAAAGCCAGAGATAGAATCAATACCTGAAACTCCGAAGGCAGATCAATAACACCAAGTatctgtagtgtagtgtgtagTTATGCTACCTCAGCACTTTAAATTTTGGGAAGTGGATGAAGTTCCTGATGAACACTGTGAAATTAATGGCTTCCACTAAAGGTGGTTCTCTGTTGAAGACACAGAAAgtcaaagaaagagagaaagtgagcAGTTTGATTGTTGGTTTATGTGACTTCACTTGACACGGATTACTCCAGCTCCATCTTTGAGTTTTGGGTTTTTCCTTATTTGTATGTGACATTTTCTTCCTTGTCCTTTAAAGCTTGGATTACTGTTTTGAGATTAAATATCAGCCATACCGAACTGCTGCATACTCCTCAATGGGACACCAGGATTGGACCTCACAGGTTTTGAAGGTGTGGTTGTAGTACTGAACACATTTACCAGTCCATTTGCCTGtaagaaaatgtaaatgtttaaaaactgtataaataaatgaaaaccaACCAGACATAAGGGAAGATTAAGTGATAACTAAAATCAGTACCATGACCATCAAAGTTATCCTCCATGTCCCTACAGTCTGTGTCTTCTGTACAGTTGGCGTCCGCAACTTTGAAATACTGCAGTTAATAAGATTGAATAACATGTAACTGATACACTTGTGCACTTGTGTTTTTCAGCTTACTCATACTGTTAGAAGACACTTCTTACCTCAGCGCAGGTGCCTTGCCTCTGATTGTATGTGAATTCTCGTCTCAGTATTGCACTAATAACATCACCACCCTACAAGTAAATGTCCAAAACAGTGAGTGGGTTCAGTCTTAAAGCATGATGAGAGTTTTTTTAACATGCCACAGACTTTTATCGCACACTCACCTCCGAGGGTTGAACATACTCCACAGTGTCCAGGATATCGTTTTCATGAATTGCTATCCCTTTCATGATAGTGCGAACAGAGCTCTCTGGATGGGTTTCAATCTCCTGGTAAGCTTTCTGACTTATAAACACATACCTTAAGAGAGACaa
The genomic region above belongs to Parambassis ranga chromosome 9, fParRan2.1, whole genome shotgun sequence and contains:
- the p2rx2 gene encoding P2X purinoceptor 2 codes for the protein MGEEFRSISMGLLDFVKDYYHGFWNYETAKVVVVQNRTLGVIYRSAQFLVITYFIWYVFISQKAYQEIETHPESSVRTIMKGIAIHENDILDTVEYVQPSEGGDVISAILRREFTYNQRQGTCAEYFKVADANCTEDTDCRDMEDNFDGHGKWTGKCVQYYNHTFKTCEVQSWCPIEEYAAVREPPLVEAINFTVFIRNFIHFPKFKVLRGNIMKTSSKRNLHKYLKKCHYHEEKEPYCPNFRLGYIADQARENFSDLCRTGGVIGVFINWYCNLDLDPSHCKPTYSFRRLDLRKDQGNPGYYYRFAKYYNQDREETRTLIKAYGIRLDVIVHGHAGKFSPIPTIINSVTALTSIGICTLICDWIMLTFIDKNEVYSVRKYDEIIKEPVAAPVSTELNFITSFGSNHSDLSDGVPL